In Pseudoalteromonas sp. MM1, a single window of DNA contains:
- a CDS encoding MoxR family ATPase, with product MAANAFKQLKTYLDTQIIGQPELTQALLIAILADGHLLVEGPPGLAKTRAVNALAKGIEGSFQRVQFTPDLLPADVTGTDIYRQQTSEFVFEKGPLFHNLILADEINRAPAKVQSALLEAMAERQVTVGKNTYPLSDLFMVMATQNPLEQEGTYPLPEAQLDRFLLHLSIDYPGAEHELDILRLTRGEALNEHQAVMQQIPQSDLFAARQAILGLYLAEPLEQYLVQLIIATREGAKFDEQLGRWIEFGASPRATIALDKCARAHAWLHGRDFVAPDDIQAVVHNVLRHRIILSYEAQADGITKDLVISRIVELVAVP from the coding sequence ATGGCAGCTAACGCATTCAAACAATTAAAAACGTACTTAGATACACAAATTATTGGCCAGCCAGAGCTTACTCAAGCACTCCTTATTGCCATTTTAGCTGATGGCCATTTATTGGTAGAAGGCCCGCCTGGGCTTGCAAAAACGCGTGCTGTAAATGCGCTCGCTAAAGGGATTGAAGGCTCGTTTCAGCGCGTACAATTTACGCCTGATTTATTACCTGCCGATGTAACCGGTACCGATATTTACCGCCAACAAACTAGCGAATTTGTGTTTGAAAAAGGCCCACTTTTTCATAACCTTATTTTAGCCGACGAAATTAACCGTGCCCCAGCAAAGGTACAATCAGCGCTACTAGAAGCCATGGCGGAGCGCCAGGTAACGGTTGGTAAAAACACCTACCCGCTGAGCGATTTATTTATGGTAATGGCAACTCAAAACCCGCTTGAGCAAGAAGGGACTTACCCACTACCAGAGGCACAGCTTGACCGCTTTTTATTACATTTAAGCATTGATTACCCAGGTGCAGAGCACGAGCTAGATATACTGCGGTTAACCCGTGGTGAAGCGCTTAATGAACACCAAGCGGTAATGCAGCAAATCCCCCAAAGCGACTTATTTGCCGCTCGCCAAGCTATTTTAGGGTTGTATTTAGCCGAGCCGCTTGAGCAATATTTAGTACAGCTTATTATTGCCACTCGTGAAGGCGCTAAATTTGATGAACAACTTGGTCGTTGGATTGAGTTTGGCGCAAGCCCACGTGCCACCATTGCACTGGATAAATGTGCCCGTGCTCACGCTTGGTTACATGGTCGCGATTTTGTCGCTCCTGATGACATTCAAGCCGTTGTACACAATGTACTGCGCCACCGTATTATTTTAAGCTACGAAGCACAGGCCGATGGCATTACTAAAGATCTGGTAATAAGCCGAATTGTTGAACTTGTAGCCGTACCTTAA
- a CDS encoding DUF58 domain-containing protein encodes MQKQLDPQAWLKESHSHGVNLALKELMYYKAKAQLLELAPKVKIKNSLTGQYLAPHKGRGMEFAEVRHYQQGDDIRSIDWRVTARTGETHTKLFQEEKERPVFVFTDFSNSMLFGSKLLLKSVQAAHISALVAWSACQRGDRIGGIVFNQHSHLELKPSAREKAVLKLCHNLCDNHQQALNNIDKQASNNFSDNLKRLNHLAKPGSLVYLVSDFNALDDASFKQLEILSRHCELIGCHISDPFEHQLPAFKNTVTVNANGQDFALPLMDNSFRERFAKNAELSFSTRLNRLTKSGLNLISFNAASPLELQLVRK; translated from the coding sequence ATGCAAAAACAATTAGACCCTCAGGCGTGGCTTAAAGAAAGCCACAGCCACGGTGTAAATTTAGCGCTAAAAGAGCTGATGTATTACAAAGCCAAAGCGCAGTTACTCGAGCTTGCACCAAAAGTTAAAATTAAAAACAGTTTAACAGGGCAATACCTTGCGCCACACAAAGGCCGAGGCATGGAGTTTGCCGAAGTACGCCATTACCAGCAAGGCGATGATATTCGCTCTATTGACTGGCGAGTAACAGCGCGTACCGGTGAAACCCATACAAAGCTTTTTCAAGAAGAAAAAGAGCGCCCTGTTTTTGTATTTACTGATTTTTCAAACTCTATGCTATTTGGTTCAAAGTTGCTGCTTAAGTCGGTACAGGCTGCGCACATTAGTGCGCTAGTTGCGTGGTCAGCGTGTCAACGCGGGGATAGAATTGGTGGCATTGTGTTTAACCAGCACTCGCATTTAGAGCTAAAACCCAGCGCACGCGAAAAAGCCGTTCTTAAACTTTGCCATAACCTATGCGACAACCACCAGCAAGCACTTAACAATATAGACAAACAAGCCTCTAACAACTTTAGCGATAATTTAAAACGCCTTAACCACTTAGCTAAACCTGGCAGCTTAGTGTATTTAGTCTCTGACTTTAATGCCTTAGATGATGCAAGCTTTAAGCAATTAGAAATTTTAAGCCGCCACTGCGAATTAATAGGCTGTCATATAAGTGATCCGTTTGAGCATCAGCTCCCTGCGTTTAAAAACACTGTCACTGTTAATGCCAACGGCCAAGATTTTGCGTTGCCGCTTATGGATAACAGTTTTAGAGAACGCTTTGCAAAAAATGCCGAACTCTCATTTAGCACGCGTCTAAATCGCTTAACTAAATCAGGCCTTAATTTAATATCATTCAATGCAGCCAGCCCACTTGAACTGCAATTAGTGAGAAAATAA
- the fadI gene encoding acetyl-CoA C-acyltransferase FadI, whose translation MSEQNILKTPKGDRIAIVSGLRTPFAKQATAFHHVPALDMGKLVVNEMLERLNFDKSEIDQLVFGQVVQMPEAPNIAREIVLGTGMPVGVDAYSVSRACATSFQAIANVAESIMAGSVNVGIAGGADSSSVLPIGVSKKLAGSLVDLNKARTLGQRLQIFSKLRLKDLLPVPPAVAEYSTGLSMGQTAEQMAKTHNISREDQDALAHRSHSLATQAWADGKLKDEVMTAHLPPYKSFIEEDNNIRKNSTVEGYAKLKPVFDRQHGSVTAANATPLTDGAAAVLMMSESKAKALGYEILGYVRSFAFSAIGVEQDMLMGPAHSTPIALDRAGITLADLDLIEMHEAFAAQALANMKMFASDKFAQEKLGRSKAIGEINMDKFNVNGGSLAYGHPFAATGARLITQSLHELKRRGGGLALTTACAAGGLGAAFVLESA comes from the coding sequence ATGTCTGAGCAAAACATACTAAAAACACCAAAGGGCGACCGTATTGCCATCGTTAGCGGCTTGCGTACACCTTTTGCAAAACAAGCAACAGCGTTTCACCATGTACCAGCCCTTGATATGGGTAAGCTGGTGGTTAACGAAATGCTTGAACGATTAAATTTCGACAAGTCAGAAATCGATCAACTTGTATTTGGTCAAGTAGTGCAAATGCCAGAAGCGCCAAATATTGCACGTGAAATTGTATTGGGTACGGGTATGCCAGTTGGTGTAGACGCGTATTCTGTATCGCGCGCTTGTGCTACCAGCTTTCAGGCCATTGCTAATGTAGCTGAGTCTATTATGGCAGGCTCTGTAAATGTAGGTATTGCCGGTGGCGCCGACTCATCTTCAGTGTTACCTATTGGTGTAAGTAAAAAATTGGCAGGCAGCTTAGTTGATTTAAACAAAGCACGTACATTAGGCCAGCGTTTACAAATTTTTTCAAAACTGCGTTTAAAAGATCTATTACCAGTACCGCCTGCGGTTGCTGAATACTCAACAGGCCTTTCAATGGGGCAAACTGCTGAGCAAATGGCTAAAACACATAACATAAGCCGTGAAGATCAAGATGCACTTGCCCATCGCTCGCATTCACTTGCAACCCAAGCATGGGCCGATGGCAAGTTAAAAGACGAAGTAATGACAGCGCACTTACCGCCATACAAAAGCTTTATTGAAGAAGATAATAACATTCGTAAAAACTCTACCGTTGAAGGCTACGCTAAGCTTAAACCGGTATTTGATCGCCAACATGGCTCAGTTACCGCGGCAAATGCGACACCATTGACCGATGGTGCAGCAGCGGTACTGATGATGAGCGAAAGCAAAGCAAAAGCACTAGGCTACGAAATTTTAGGTTATGTACGCAGCTTTGCGTTTTCGGCAATTGGTGTAGAACAAGATATGCTAATGGGCCCTGCACATTCAACGCCTATCGCACTTGATAGGGCAGGTATTACGCTTGCTGATTTAGATTTAATTGAAATGCACGAAGCATTTGCAGCACAAGCGCTGGCTAACATGAAAATGTTTGCATCAGATAAGTTTGCGCAAGAAAAACTTGGTCGTAGCAAAGCAATTGGCGAAATTAACATGGATAAGTTTAACGTTAACGGCGGCTCTTTAGCATATGGTCACCCATTTGCTGCAACAGGTGCTCGCTTAATTACGCAAAGCTTACACGAGCTTAAACGTCGTGGTGGCGGTTTAGCATTAACAACAGCGTGTGCTGCTGGTGGTTTAGGTGCAGCCTTTGTATTGGAGAGCGCGTAA